From Haloarcula hispanica ATCC 33960, the proteins below share one genomic window:
- the malA gene encoding alpha-amylase MalA has product MHHPGPPRFVATGDEVELAPRDPDPSATYTWRLTQAPAQSTVSLGDGPVEHLVPDAPGRYVVRLTAPDGEHDLTVRAFPGTLESSGTHTSGRSGGHSGGVSGGQSGSGRSGSGEYTEAGDGGDGGSGGGQPRLTLRPDIEGDEAVVRADCSPHPEGTETAADLAVEFLLDDRDDIDADAVTRDGTALRIPLDALPDRARIHAVAIGDHGYSVPDAVEFSRDGGGIETVTSGDGVAASRPYDAPAWAEDSVIYEIYVRTFAGDSDESPFDAIIDRLDYLDSLGVDAIWLTPVLQNDHAPHGYNITDFFEIASDLGTRADYERFVEAAHDRGFKVLFDLVCNHSARTHPYFESAVNNPASEYRDWYEWRTETEPETYFEWEHIANFDFDHLPVRRHLLDAVAQWAELVDGFRCDMAWAVPNSFWREIHDYCKDRDSEFLLLDETIPYIPDFQAGLFDMHFDSTTYAALRQVGDGGDAEAVLGAIEGRAEIGFPEHASFMLYAENHDETRYVVDYGRGAAEAAAGALFTLPGAPLLYAGQEFGQRGRRDDLAWDHADEALQSFVSDLSAVRHDQPALSADADLLRIPYEVRDGPSDRVVAYARTTAGDAAVVVLNFSSEPSTVGLPAGTDDTDLVSGEHRGAADDGDTAVTVDSAAVFPADESALNQ; this is encoded by the coding sequence ATGCACCATCCTGGACCGCCGCGGTTCGTGGCGACGGGTGACGAGGTCGAACTCGCGCCCCGCGACCCGGACCCGTCGGCGACCTACACCTGGCGACTGACGCAGGCACCGGCGCAATCAACGGTATCGCTCGGAGACGGCCCGGTCGAACACCTCGTCCCCGACGCGCCGGGCAGATACGTCGTCCGACTCACCGCACCGGACGGCGAACACGACCTTACTGTCCGCGCGTTCCCGGGGACCCTCGAATCGAGCGGGACACACACGTCCGGCCGCTCTGGCGGTCACAGCGGTGGCGTCTCCGGCGGGCAAAGCGGTTCCGGCCGCAGCGGGAGCGGCGAGTACACCGAGGCAGGGGACGGCGGCGACGGCGGCAGTGGCGGCGGCCAGCCACGCCTGACTCTGCGGCCGGACATTGAGGGCGACGAAGCCGTCGTTCGCGCCGATTGCAGTCCCCATCCCGAGGGGACCGAGACGGCCGCCGACCTCGCCGTCGAGTTCCTGCTGGACGACCGTGATGATATCGACGCCGACGCGGTGACCCGGGACGGGACGGCTCTCCGGATTCCGCTGGACGCGCTCCCGGACCGCGCTCGCATCCACGCCGTTGCCATCGGAGACCACGGCTACAGCGTGCCCGACGCCGTCGAGTTTAGCCGCGACGGGGGCGGCATCGAGACCGTGACGAGCGGCGACGGGGTCGCTGCCAGTCGACCGTACGACGCGCCGGCCTGGGCCGAGGACTCGGTCATCTACGAGATTTACGTTCGCACGTTCGCCGGCGATAGCGACGAATCGCCCTTCGACGCGATCATCGACCGTCTGGATTACCTCGACTCGCTCGGCGTCGACGCCATCTGGCTCACGCCGGTGTTACAGAACGACCACGCGCCCCACGGCTACAACATCACCGACTTCTTCGAAATCGCGTCGGACCTCGGCACCCGCGCGGACTACGAGCGGTTCGTCGAGGCGGCCCACGACCGCGGGTTCAAGGTGCTGTTCGACCTGGTGTGTAACCACTCGGCGCGGACCCACCCCTACTTCGAGTCCGCCGTCAACAACCCGGCCAGCGAGTACCGCGACTGGTACGAGTGGCGCACCGAGACCGAGCCAGAGACGTACTTCGAATGGGAGCACATCGCGAACTTCGACTTCGACCACCTGCCGGTCCGCCGGCACCTGCTCGATGCGGTCGCCCAGTGGGCCGAACTGGTCGACGGGTTCCGGTGTGACATGGCCTGGGCCGTCCCGAACAGCTTCTGGCGCGAGATCCACGACTACTGCAAGGACCGCGACAGCGAGTTCCTGCTGCTGGACGAGACCATCCCGTACATCCCAGACTTTCAGGCCGGACTGTTCGATATGCACTTCGACTCGACGACCTACGCCGCGCTCCGGCAGGTCGGCGACGGCGGCGATGCCGAGGCCGTCCTCGGTGCTATCGAGGGGCGGGCGGAGATCGGCTTCCCGGAGCACGCGTCGTTCATGCTGTACGCGGAGAACCACGACGAGACGCGCTACGTCGTCGACTACGGGCGGGGCGCCGCCGAGGCCGCCGCGGGTGCGCTGTTCACGCTCCCGGGCGCGCCGCTGCTGTACGCCGGCCAGGAGTTCGGACAGCGCGGCCGGCGCGACGACCTCGCGTGGGACCACGCCGACGAGGCGCTCCAGTCGTTCGTCAGTGACCTCTCCGCGGTCAGACACGACCAGCCGGCGCTGTCGGCCGACGCGGACCTCCTCCGAATCCCGTACGAGGTCCGTGACGGCCCGTCCGACCGCGTCGTCGCGTACGCGCGGACAACTGCGGGGGACGCGGCTGTCGTCGTGCTCAACTTCAGTAGTGAACCGTCGACGGTCGGGCTACCAGCCGGGACCGATGATACCGACCTCGTTTCTGGGGAGCATCGTGGAGCTGCTGATGACGGGGACACAGCAGTCACCGTCGACAGCGCCGCCGTGTTCCCGGCTGACGAGAGCGCTCTAAACCAGTAG
- a CDS encoding IclR family transcriptional regulator, with the protein MTRAKTDSVRATQTSLSVLSGIKDLGGSATLVELADSLDPAKSTIYKHLVTLEDEGLVVERDGEYRIGLRWLEFGGMAQRYDGIYEVAKPEVRRMAVETGELANLMIEEQGYGIYIHTTSGDQAVALDTRLGKRIHLHKTAIGKALLSSFDDERVAEIIETRGLPAETDNTITDRETLFAELETIRERGVADDTEERVDGTGCVGVPIDTGDRREAAISITAPINRLQSPGRKAQLIDTVQQAANVIEVNLAHE; encoded by the coding sequence ATGACACGGGCAAAAACGGACTCGGTCCGGGCGACGCAGACCTCGCTGTCGGTCCTCTCGGGAATCAAAGACCTCGGCGGGAGCGCCACGCTGGTCGAACTCGCCGACTCGCTGGACCCGGCCAAGAGCACGATATACAAACACCTGGTGACGCTAGAAGACGAGGGACTGGTCGTGGAACGGGACGGCGAGTACCGCATCGGGCTCCGGTGGCTGGAGTTCGGCGGCATGGCACAGCGCTACGACGGCATCTACGAGGTGGCAAAGCCCGAGGTCAGACGGATGGCCGTCGAGACCGGCGAACTGGCGAACCTGATGATTGAGGAGCAGGGCTACGGCATCTACATCCACACCACCAGCGGCGACCAGGCGGTCGCGCTCGATACGCGCCTCGGGAAGCGCATCCACCTCCACAAGACCGCTATCGGCAAAGCGCTCCTGTCGAGTTTCGACGATGAGCGGGTCGCGGAAATCATCGAGACCCGCGGGCTGCCGGCCGAGACGGACAACACCATCACAGACCGCGAGACGCTGTTTGCGGAACTGGAGACGATCCGGGAGCGCGGGGTCGCCGATGACACCGAGGAACGGGTCGACGGAACCGGTTGTGTCGGGGTCCCCATCGACACCGGCGACCGGCGCGAGGCCGCCATCAGCATCACCGCGCCCATCAACCGGTTGCAGTCGCCGGGCCGCAAAGCACAACTCATCGACACGGTGCAACAGGCCGCTAACGTCATCGAAGTGAATCTGGCTCACGAATAA
- the aceB gene encoding malate synthase AceB translates to MSVKRHYDREFVRTFFTSPTAVDGEDDSAKMLRSAGQLRGLQAPDVWVPDNEDATAPNMREEGVENIIEVVSEQGAEFPGEIHPRVVWHRESPTTRYQGFQQMLEITDPENGAVEHIDGFVIPEVGDIDDWKKADEFFTIIEHEHGLEEGSLSMSVIVESGEAELAMGDLREEMGKPSNNLERMFLLVDGEVDYTKDMRAMTPTGELPPWPELRHNTSRGASAAGLIAVDGPYDDIRDVEGYRERMKDNRAKGMTGIWSLTPGQVVEANTAPLPPKTGSWLLDVGGQEVELDAQDGKQVYDGDDLSLETDGEGGYVLQAGGDRLELDEDELTEELLDRTAYIPSMTDIVDSMEEFEAAKEAGKGAIAMTQAATLVIDGVEVEVSKDRMWDEATYQAAQTPITLFQDVYEHRPDQHEELAEMYGTDIVERATAVGN, encoded by the coding sequence ATGAGTGTGAAACGACACTACGACCGCGAGTTCGTCAGAACGTTCTTTACCTCTCCAACAGCAGTCGACGGGGAGGACGATTCAGCGAAGATGCTGCGAAGCGCGGGCCAGCTCCGCGGCCTGCAGGCCCCGGATGTCTGGGTCCCGGACAACGAGGACGCGACGGCACCGAACATGCGCGAGGAGGGCGTCGAGAACATCATCGAAGTGGTCTCAGAACAGGGTGCCGAGTTCCCCGGCGAGATCCACCCGCGCGTCGTCTGGCACCGCGAGTCCCCGACGACCCGCTATCAGGGCTTCCAGCAGATGCTCGAAATTACCGACCCCGAAAACGGTGCGGTCGAGCACATCGACGGCTTCGTCATCCCGGAGGTCGGCGACATCGACGACTGGAAGAAGGCCGACGAGTTCTTCACCATCATCGAGCACGAGCACGGACTGGAGGAGGGGAGCCTCTCCATGTCGGTCATCGTCGAGAGCGGCGAGGCCGAACTGGCGATGGGCGACCTGCGCGAGGAGATGGGCAAGCCCTCGAACAACCTCGAACGTATGTTCCTGCTCGTCGACGGCGAGGTCGACTACACGAAGGATATGCGCGCGATGACGCCTACCGGCGAACTCCCGCCGTGGCCGGAACTGCGCCACAACACCTCCCGCGGTGCCAGCGCCGCCGGCCTTATCGCCGTCGACGGCCCCTACGACGATATCCGCGACGTCGAGGGGTACCGCGAGCGGATGAAGGACAACCGCGCGAAGGGGATGACTGGCATCTGGTCGCTGACACCGGGGCAAGTCGTGGAGGCGAACACGGCCCCGCTCCCGCCAAAGACCGGGAGCTGGCTGCTCGACGTCGGCGGTCAGGAGGTCGAACTCGACGCACAGGACGGCAAGCAGGTGTACGACGGCGACGACCTCTCGCTGGAAACGGACGGCGAGGGCGGCTACGTCCTGCAGGCGGGCGGTGACCGGCTGGAACTGGACGAGGACGAACTCACCGAGGAACTGCTCGACCGCACCGCGTACATCCCCAGCATGACCGACATCGTCGACTCGATGGAGGAGTTCGAGGCCGCGAAGGAGGCCGGCAAGGGAGCCATCGCGATGACTCAGGCCGCGACGCTGGTCATCGACGGCGTCGAAGTCGAGGTCAGTAAAGACCGGATGTGGGACGAAGCGACCTACCAGGCCGCCCAGACACCCATCACGCTGTTCCAGGACGTGTACGAGCACCGCCCGGACCAGCACGAGGAACTGGCGGAGATGTACGGCACTGACATCGTCGAACGCGCCACGGCTGTCGGCAACTAA
- a CDS encoding VOC family protein — translation MGNASILHMCLNVADATASIAFYEQFGFEESWQFTTPDGETTNYYVADDSGVELQLAETDGETSFEMGSGWDHLALGVDDVDATVDRIDHHGVVKEPGPQPEAGAYTAFVADPDGHHVELIEPLED, via the coding sequence ATGGGCAATGCAAGCATCCTTCATATGTGCCTGAACGTGGCCGACGCCACAGCATCGATCGCGTTCTACGAGCAGTTCGGCTTCGAGGAGTCCTGGCAGTTCACCACGCCCGACGGCGAGACGACGAACTACTACGTGGCCGACGACAGCGGCGTCGAACTGCAACTGGCAGAAACGGACGGGGAGACGAGCTTCGAGATGGGGTCCGGCTGGGACCATCTCGCTCTCGGCGTGGACGATGTCGACGCGACGGTCGACCGCATCGATCATCACGGCGTCGTCAAAGAGCCCGGCCCACAGCCGGAGGCCGGCGCGTACACGGCCTTCGTCGCGGACCCCGACGGCCACCACGTCGAACTCATCGAACCGCTGGAAGACTGA